A DNA window from Mycolicibacter terrae contains the following coding sequences:
- a CDS encoding LOG family protein, with protein sequence MRCSEWAVCVYCASGPTDPALLALAAKVGAAIAERGWTLVWGGGNISAMGALAVAVRQHGGRTVGVIPKALLHREVADVESDELIVTDTMRERKQVMDDRADAFLTLPGGIGTLEELFETWTGRYLGLHDKPVVLLDPDGHYDGLWNWLSGLIDAGFVSRRAMDRLLVVDDLEAALAACSPGTAGVD encoded by the coding sequence GTGCGGTGCAGCGAATGGGCGGTCTGTGTCTACTGCGCCTCCGGCCCGACCGACCCGGCCCTGCTGGCGCTGGCCGCCAAGGTCGGTGCGGCGATCGCCGAACGGGGCTGGACGCTGGTGTGGGGCGGCGGCAACATCTCGGCGATGGGCGCGCTGGCGGTGGCCGTCCGTCAGCACGGCGGCCGCACCGTCGGGGTGATCCCCAAGGCGCTGCTGCACCGCGAGGTGGCCGACGTGGAATCCGACGAGCTGATCGTCACCGACACCATGCGGGAGCGCAAGCAGGTCATGGACGACCGCGCCGACGCGTTCCTGACCCTGCCCGGCGGGATCGGCACGCTGGAGGAACTGTTCGAAACCTGGACCGGCCGGTATCTGGGCCTGCACGACAAACCGGTGGTCCTGCTGGATCCCGACGGCCACTACGACGGGCTGTGGAACTGGCTGTCCGGGCTGATCGACGCGGGCTTCGTGTCCCGGCGCGCGATGGACCGGTTGCTGGTGGTCGACGACCTGGAGGCGGCGCTGGCCGCCTGCTCACCCGGTACCGCCGGTGTCGATTAG
- the folP gene encoding dihydropteroate synthase encodes MAIVNRTPDSFYDAGATFSDEAAKSAVHRAVADGADVIDVGGVKAGPGESVDADAETARVVPFIEWLRSAYPDQLISVDTWRSEVAKRACAAGADLINDTWGGVDPALPAIAAEFGTGLVCSHTGGAAPRTRPFRVAYGTSVDGVVDAVIAEVTGAAERAVAEGVAPERILIDPTHDFGKNTFHGLALLRHTEKLVATGWPVLMALSNKDFIGETLGVGLTERLEGTLAATALAAAAGARMFRVHEVGPTRRVLEMVASIQGVRAPTRTVRGLA; translated from the coding sequence ATGGCGATCGTCAACCGCACCCCGGACTCCTTCTACGACGCGGGCGCCACCTTCAGCGACGAGGCGGCCAAGTCCGCCGTGCACCGGGCGGTGGCCGACGGTGCCGACGTCATCGACGTCGGCGGGGTCAAAGCCGGGCCGGGAGAGTCCGTCGATGCCGACGCCGAGACCGCCCGGGTGGTTCCCTTCATCGAGTGGCTGCGCAGCGCCTACCCGGATCAGCTGATCAGCGTCGACACCTGGCGTTCGGAGGTGGCCAAACGCGCTTGCGCCGCCGGTGCCGACCTGATCAACGACACCTGGGGCGGAGTCGACCCGGCGCTGCCGGCGATCGCCGCGGAGTTCGGAACCGGCCTGGTGTGTTCGCACACCGGCGGCGCCGCACCCCGTACCCGCCCGTTCCGGGTGGCCTACGGCACCTCCGTCGACGGGGTGGTGGACGCGGTGATCGCGGAGGTCACCGGGGCCGCCGAGCGGGCGGTCGCGGAGGGAGTGGCGCCCGAGCGGATCCTGATCGACCCCACCCATGATTTCGGCAAGAACACCTTCCACGGGCTAGCGTTGTTGCGACACACGGAGAAGCTGGTCGCTACCGGGTGGCCGGTACTGATGGCGCTCTCCAACAAAGACTTCATCGGGGAGACTCTCGGTGTGGGTCTGACCGAACGGCTGGAGGGAACGCTGGCGGCCACCGCGCTGGCGGCGGCCGCCGGAGCCCGGATGTTTCGGGTACACGAGGTCGGGCCGACCCGGCGCGTGCTGGAGATGGTGGCTTCGATCCAGGGCGTGCGGGCCCCGACCCGCACAGTAAGGGGACTCGCATGA
- a CDS encoding methyltransferase family protein, whose protein sequence is MGLIAFGALLFVPAGTLNYWQAWVFLVVFAVSTWIPSVYLMRTNPAALDRRLRAGPMAEARTLQRIVITALFICFPAMFVLSAMDHRFGWSPVPTAVCLLGDLLVAIGLGIAMLVIIQNGYAAANVTVESGQTLVSTGLYGLVRHPMYTGNVIMMVGTPLALGSYWGLIFLLPGVAALVLRIRDEERLLTEELSGYREYTQRIRYRLVPHLW, encoded by the coding sequence TTGGGATTGATCGCATTCGGTGCCCTGCTGTTCGTACCCGCCGGGACCCTGAACTACTGGCAGGCCTGGGTATTCCTCGTGGTGTTCGCGGTGTCCACCTGGATTCCCAGCGTCTACCTGATGCGCACCAATCCGGCCGCGCTGGATCGGCGGCTGCGCGCCGGGCCGATGGCCGAGGCCCGGACGTTGCAACGGATCGTCATCACCGCCCTATTCATCTGCTTCCCGGCGATGTTCGTGCTCAGCGCGATGGATCACCGCTTCGGATGGTCTCCGGTGCCGACGGCGGTGTGTCTGCTCGGCGACCTCCTGGTGGCGATCGGGCTGGGCATCGCCATGTTGGTGATCATCCAGAACGGCTACGCGGCCGCCAACGTCACCGTGGAATCCGGCCAGACGCTGGTCTCGACGGGTTTGTACGGGCTGGTGCGACACCCGATGTACACCGGCAACGTCATCATGATGGTCGGGACCCCGCTGGCTCTCGGTTCCTACTGGGGGCTGATCTTCCTGCTGCCGGGAGTGGCCGCGCTGGTGCTGCGCATCCGCGACGAGGAGCGGTTGCTCACCGAAGAGCTCAGCGGCTACCGCGAGTACACCCAGCGGATTCGCTACCGTTTGGTGCCCCATCTCTGGTAA
- the fadD6 gene encoding long-chain-acyl-CoA synthetase FadD6: MSDHNAGAATRVGLTDIVTRLPGLVADAPAILRGVRTGLLARPTSKASIGKVFQERAAKFGDRIFIRFGDQRLTYREANETVNRYAAVLAARGVGHGDVVGIMLRNSPNAVLMMLAVAKCGAVAGMVNYHQRGDVLAHSLGLLGAKLLVSESDLVDAVHDSGAPDQPETIEELERLAATAPAGNPASVSAVLAKDTAFYIFTSGTTGYPKASVMTHYRWLRALAAFGGLGLRLRGSDTLYCCLPLYHNNALTVAVSSVLNAGATLALGRSFSASRFWDEVIEYQATAFVYIGEVCRYLLNQPAKPTDRTHRVRVICGNGLRPEIWDEFARRFGIKRICEFYAASEGNTAFLNVLNVPRSVGLYPMPLAYVEYDPDTGRPLRGDDGWVRRVPSGQPGLLLSPVNRLSPFDGYTDPEATEKKLVRNAFKDGDCWFNTGDLMSPQGMGHAAFADRLGDTFRWKGENVATTQVEAALSADQSVEECAVYGVEVRDTGGRAGMAAIKLRDGASFDGRSLAEVVCDRLPLYAVPLFVRLVESMEHTTTFKSRKVELREQGYGAGGSGIEDPLYVLAGCDEGYVPFYDDYPAEVAAGKRPRS; encoded by the coding sequence GTGTCCGATCACAACGCCGGCGCGGCCACCCGGGTGGGGCTCACCGACATCGTGACCCGGTTGCCGGGGCTGGTCGCCGACGCGCCGGCGATCCTGCGCGGGGTGCGGACCGGGCTGCTGGCCCGGCCCACCTCCAAGGCGTCGATCGGCAAGGTATTCCAGGAGCGCGCCGCGAAGTTCGGCGACCGAATCTTCATCCGGTTCGGCGACCAGCGGCTGACCTACCGCGAGGCCAACGAGACCGTCAACCGCTATGCCGCGGTACTGGCCGCCCGCGGCGTCGGCCACGGCGACGTCGTCGGGATCATGCTGCGCAACTCGCCCAACGCGGTGTTGATGATGCTGGCCGTCGCCAAATGCGGTGCGGTCGCCGGCATGGTCAACTACCACCAGCGTGGCGACGTGTTGGCGCACAGCCTGGGCCTGCTGGGCGCCAAGCTGCTGGTCTCGGAGTCGGATCTTGTCGATGCCGTGCACGACAGCGGCGCGCCGGATCAGCCGGAGACCATCGAGGAGCTCGAGCGGCTGGCCGCCACCGCACCCGCCGGCAACCCGGCGTCGGTGTCGGCGGTGCTGGCCAAGGACACCGCGTTCTACATCTTCACCTCGGGCACCACCGGCTATCCCAAGGCCAGCGTGATGACCCACTACCGGTGGCTGCGGGCGCTGGCCGCGTTCGGCGGACTCGGGCTGCGGCTGCGCGGCAGCGACACCCTGTACTGCTGCCTGCCGCTGTACCACAACAATGCACTGACGGTCGCGGTCTCATCGGTGCTCAACGCCGGGGCGACCCTGGCGCTGGGCCGCTCGTTCTCGGCGTCGCGGTTCTGGGACGAGGTGATCGAGTACCAGGCGACGGCCTTCGTCTACATCGGCGAGGTCTGCCGCTACCTGCTCAACCAGCCGGCCAAGCCCACCGACCGGACCCACCGGGTGCGGGTGATCTGCGGCAACGGCCTGCGGCCGGAGATCTGGGACGAGTTCGCCCGCCGGTTCGGGATCAAACGGATCTGCGAGTTCTACGCCGCCAGCGAGGGCAACACCGCGTTCCTCAACGTGCTCAACGTGCCGCGCAGTGTCGGGCTCTACCCGATGCCGCTGGCCTACGTCGAATACGACCCCGACACCGGCCGGCCGCTGCGCGGTGACGACGGCTGGGTGCGGCGGGTCCCGTCCGGGCAGCCCGGCCTGCTGCTCTCCCCGGTGAACAGGCTGTCCCCGTTCGACGGCTACACCGACCCGGAGGCCACCGAGAAGAAGCTGGTGCGCAACGCATTCAAGGACGGTGACTGCTGGTTCAACACCGGCGACCTGATGAGCCCGCAGGGCATGGGGCACGCCGCGTTCGCCGACCGGCTCGGCGACACGTTCCGGTGGAAGGGCGAGAACGTGGCCACCACTCAGGTCGAAGCCGCCCTGAGCGCCGACCAGTCGGTCGAGGAATGCGCGGTCTACGGGGTCGAGGTGCGAGACACCGGTGGCCGGGCCGGGATGGCCGCGATCAAACTGCGCGACGGGGCGAGCTTCGACGGCCGCTCTCTGGCTGAGGTGGTCTGTGACCGGTTGCCGCTGTACGCGGTACCGCTGTTCGTGCGGCTGGTGGAGTCGATGGAGCACACCACGACGTTCAAGAGCCGCAAGGTGGAGTTGCGCGAGCAGGGATACGGCGCCGGCGGCAGCGGCATCGAGGACCCGCTGTATGTGCTGGCCGGCTGCGACGAGGGCTATGTGCCCTTCTACGACGACTATCCCGCTGAAGTGGCGGCGGGCAAGCGACCGCGGAGCTGA
- the glgC gene encoding glucose-1-phosphate adenylyltransferase, translating into MRELPHVLGIVLAGGEGKRLHPLTADRAKPAVPFGGAYRLIDFVLSNLVNARYLRICVLTQYKSHSLDRHISQNWRLSGLAGEYITPVPAQQRLGPRWYTGSADAIYQSLNLIFDEDPDYIVVFGADHVYRMDPEQMVRFHIDSGAGATVAGIRVPRAEASSFGCIDADDSGRIRQFLEKPANPPGTPDDPDSAFVSMGNYIFTTKVLIDAIRADADDDHSDHDMGGDIIPRLVTDGMAAVYDFSDNEVPGATERDRGYWRDVGTLDAFYDAHMDLVSAHPIFNLYNKRWPIHGATENLAPAKFVNGGSAQESVVGAGSVISAGSVRNSVLSSNVVIDDGAIVEDSVIMPGTRVGRGAVVRHAILDKNVVVGPGEMIGVDLEKDRERFSISAGGVVAVGKGVWI; encoded by the coding sequence ATGAGGGAATTGCCGCACGTGCTGGGCATCGTCCTGGCCGGTGGGGAGGGCAAGCGGCTGCACCCGCTGACCGCGGACCGGGCCAAGCCGGCGGTTCCCTTCGGGGGCGCCTACCGGTTGATCGATTTCGTGTTGTCGAATCTGGTCAACGCGCGCTACCTGCGGATCTGTGTTCTGACGCAGTACAAGTCGCATTCGCTGGACCGGCACATCTCGCAGAACTGGCGACTGAGCGGCCTGGCCGGGGAGTACATCACCCCGGTGCCGGCGCAGCAGCGGCTCGGGCCGCGCTGGTACACCGGGTCCGCCGACGCCATCTATCAGTCGCTGAACCTGATCTTCGACGAAGACCCGGACTACATCGTGGTTTTCGGGGCCGACCACGTGTACCGGATGGACCCCGAACAGATGGTGCGCTTCCACATCGACAGCGGGGCCGGCGCGACGGTCGCCGGCATCCGGGTGCCGCGCGCCGAGGCGTCGTCGTTCGGCTGCATCGACGCCGACGACTCCGGACGGATCCGCCAATTTCTGGAGAAGCCGGCGAATCCGCCCGGTACGCCCGACGATCCGGACAGCGCGTTCGTGTCGATGGGCAACTACATCTTCACCACCAAGGTGCTGATCGACGCGATCCGCGCCGACGCCGACGACGACCACTCCGACCACGACATGGGGGGCGACATCATTCCCCGCCTGGTCACCGACGGGATGGCCGCCGTCTACGACTTCTCCGACAACGAGGTGCCGGGAGCCACCGAGCGTGACCGCGGTTACTGGCGCGACGTGGGAACCCTCGACGCGTTCTATGACGCCCACATGGACCTGGTGTCGGCGCACCCGATCTTCAATCTGTACAACAAGCGCTGGCCGATCCACGGCGCGACGGAGAACCTGGCGCCGGCGAAGTTCGTCAACGGCGGATCGGCGCAGGAGTCGGTGGTGGGCGCGGGCAGTGTCATCTCGGCCGGCTCGGTGCGCAACTCGGTGTTGTCGTCGAACGTCGTGATCGACGACGGCGCGATCGTGGAGGACAGCGTCATCATGCCCGGCACCCGGGTCGGGCGCGGGGCGGTGGTGCGGCACGCGATCCTGGACAAGAACGTCGTGGTCGGCCCCGGCGAGATGATCGGCGTCGATCTGGAGAAGGACCGCGAGCGGTTCTCGATCAGTGCCGGCGGAGTGGTCGCGGTCGGCAAGGGCGTGTGGATCTAG
- a CDS encoding glucosyl-3-phosphoglycerate synthase, producing MTDLADQGLDSLLGGTRLAERTWSRPDWTVAELVAAKAGRTISVVLPALNEQATIESVIDSITGLVDNLVDELIVLDSGSTDDTEIRSIAAGARVVSREQAVPEVPPQPGKGEALWRSLAATSGDIVVFVDSDLIDPDPMFVPNLVGPLLIGDGIHLVKGFYRRPLKVNGTEDATGGGRVTELVARPLLTALRPELGTVLQPLGGEYAGSRELLASVPFAPGYGVEIGLLIDTYDRLGIDAIAQVNLGVRAHRNRPLAELAVMSRQVVATLLSRCGVPDSGVGLTQFFADGPDGMDYVPHTTPLSLVDRPPMNTLRQR from the coding sequence ATGACCGACCTGGCCGACCAGGGTCTGGACTCCCTGCTGGGCGGGACCCGGCTGGCGGAGCGCACCTGGAGCCGTCCGGACTGGACGGTCGCCGAACTGGTCGCCGCCAAGGCCGGCCGCACCATCTCGGTGGTGCTGCCCGCGTTGAACGAGCAGGCGACCATCGAATCGGTCATCGACAGCATCACCGGCCTCGTCGACAACCTGGTCGACGAACTGATCGTGCTGGACTCCGGTTCCACCGACGACACCGAGATCCGGTCCATCGCCGCCGGCGCCCGTGTCGTCAGCCGCGAACAGGCGGTTCCGGAGGTGCCGCCGCAGCCCGGCAAGGGCGAAGCCCTGTGGCGGTCCCTGGCCGCGACCAGCGGCGACATCGTGGTGTTCGTGGACTCCGACCTCATCGACCCCGACCCGATGTTCGTCCCGAACCTGGTCGGGCCCCTGCTCATCGGTGACGGCATCCACCTGGTCAAGGGTTTCTACCGGCGGCCGCTGAAGGTCAACGGCACCGAGGACGCCACCGGCGGTGGCCGGGTCACCGAGCTGGTCGCCCGCCCGCTGCTGACCGCGCTGCGACCCGAGCTGGGAACCGTGCTGCAGCCGTTGGGCGGCGAGTACGCCGGCAGCCGCGAACTGTTGGCGTCGGTGCCGTTCGCGCCCGGTTACGGGGTGGAGATCGGGCTGCTGATCGACACCTACGACCGGTTGGGGATCGACGCGATCGCGCAGGTCAATCTGGGCGTGCGGGCCCACCGCAACCGACCGCTGGCCGAGCTGGCCGTGATGAGCCGCCAGGTCGTGGCAACCCTGCTGTCGCGGTGCGGCGTCCCCGACTCCGGCGTCGGGCTCACCCAGTTCTTCGCCGACGGCCCGGACGGCATGGACTACGTGCCGCACACCACGCCGCTGTCGCTGGTGGACCGGCCGCCGATGAACACGCTGCGCCAGCGCTGA
- a CDS encoding DivIVA domain-containing protein, translated as MTLVLLYLVVLVLTALLLFGVASVLFGRGEQLPPLPRATTATMLPASGVTGADVEAVKFSQVLRGYNTGEVDWVLERLGAELDQLRGELAAAQAHAGNPSGST; from the coding sequence GTGACATTGGTGTTGCTCTATCTCGTCGTGCTCGTCCTCACCGCACTGCTGCTGTTCGGGGTGGCCAGCGTGCTGTTCGGCCGGGGTGAGCAGTTGCCGCCGCTGCCCCGGGCGACGACGGCGACCATGCTGCCCGCCTCCGGGGTCACCGGCGCCGACGTCGAGGCGGTCAAGTTCTCCCAGGTGCTGCGCGGCTATAACACCGGCGAGGTCGATTGGGTGCTGGAGCGGCTCGGCGCCGAGCTCGACCAGCTGCGCGGGGAGCTCGCCGCGGCACAGGCCCACGCCGGGAACCCGTCGGGGTCGACGTGA
- a CDS encoding DUF3117 domain-containing protein: protein MAAMKPRTGDGPLEATKEGRGIVMRVPLEGGGRLVVELTPDEAAALGDELKAVTS from the coding sequence ATGGCGGCGATGAAGCCCCGGACCGGTGACGGTCCGCTGGAAGCGACCAAAGAGGGGCGCGGCATCGTGATGCGGGTACCACTTGAAGGTGGCGGACGGCTGGTCGTCGAGTTGACTCCGGACGAGGCCGCCGCGCTCGGCGACGAACTCAAGGCCGTCACCAGCTGA
- the glgA gene encoding glycogen synthase: protein MRVAMLTREYPPEIYGGAGVHVTNLVEALRRLCHVDVHCMGAPRPGAQAHQPDPALRDANPALGTLSADLTMADAVGTADVAHSHTWYTALAGRLAALLYDIPHVLTAHSLEPLRPWKAEQLGGGYRVSAWAEQLGTTGADAVIAVSSAMRDDLLRVYPDLRPDRVHIIHSGIDTDVWCPQPAGSESSMLADLGVDPDRPMVAFVGRITRQKGVAHLVAAARRFHPDAQLVLCAGAPDTPEIAAEVSTAVADLAANRSGVFWIQETLPARQIRELLSAATVFVCPSVYEPLGIVNLEAMACATAVVASDVGGIPEVVTDGVTGSLVHYDATDPEGFRAGLAEAVNALISDPGRARRYGDAGRLRCVEIFSWARVAEQTLAIYRQVGG, encoded by the coding sequence ATGCGGGTGGCGATGCTGACCCGGGAATACCCCCCGGAGATCTACGGTGGCGCGGGCGTCCATGTCACGAACCTGGTCGAAGCGCTGCGGCGGCTGTGTCACGTCGACGTGCATTGCATGGGGGCGCCCCGACCGGGCGCGCAGGCGCACCAGCCGGATCCGGCGCTGCGAGACGCGAATCCGGCACTGGGCACACTGTCGGCCGACCTGACGATGGCCGACGCCGTCGGCACGGCCGACGTGGCGCACTCGCACACCTGGTACACCGCCCTGGCCGGCCGCCTGGCGGCCCTCCTCTACGACATCCCGCATGTGCTGACCGCGCATTCGTTGGAACCGCTGCGGCCCTGGAAGGCCGAGCAGCTCGGCGGCGGCTATCGGGTGTCGGCCTGGGCGGAGCAGCTCGGGACCACGGGCGCCGACGCCGTGATCGCGGTCAGTTCGGCGATGCGCGACGACCTGCTGCGGGTCTATCCGGACCTGCGGCCCGACCGCGTGCACATCATCCACAGCGGCATCGACACCGATGTGTGGTGTCCGCAGCCGGCCGGCTCCGAGTCGTCGATGCTGGCCGACCTCGGCGTCGACCCGGACCGGCCGATGGTGGCCTTCGTCGGGCGGATCACCCGGCAGAAGGGGGTGGCCCATCTGGTGGCCGCCGCGCGCCGGTTCCACCCCGATGCCCAGCTGGTGCTGTGTGCCGGCGCTCCCGACACACCCGAGATCGCCGCCGAGGTGAGCACCGCGGTCGCCGACCTGGCCGCTAACCGCAGCGGCGTGTTCTGGATCCAGGAAACCCTGCCGGCGCGCCAGATCCGCGAATTACTTTCGGCGGCAACAGTGTTCGTCTGCCCATCGGTGTACGAACCGCTGGGCATAGTGAACCTCGAGGCGATGGCCTGCGCTACCGCGGTGGTGGCGTCCGACGTCGGTGGCATACCGGAGGTGGTGACCGACGGCGTCACCGGTTCGCTGGTGCACTACGACGCCACTGACCCGGAAGGTTTTCGCGCCGGCCTCGCCGAGGCGGTCAACGCGCTGATCAGCGACCCGGGCCGGGCACGGCGTTACGGCGACGCCGGCAGACTCCGGTGCGTCGAGATCTTCTCGTGGGCCCGGGTGGCCGAGCAGACCCTGGCGATCTATCGCCAGGTGGGCGGCTAG
- a CDS encoding DNA-3-methyladenine glycosylase I — protein MSSPSEDGLVRCGWSDGSALYRDYHDREWGRPVRETTALFERISLEAFQSGLSWLVILRKRENFRRAFADFDVETVARYTDTDVARLMDDAGIVRNRAKIEATIANARATIGLGSTDLAELLWSFAPPPRPRPVDLSAIPAVTPESTAMARELKRRGFRFVGPTTAYALMQATGMVDDHLETCWVRPATEKIH, from the coding sequence GTGAGCAGCCCGTCCGAGGACGGCCTGGTCCGCTGCGGCTGGTCCGACGGCTCGGCGCTGTACCGCGACTACCACGACCGGGAGTGGGGGCGTCCGGTGCGCGAGACGACCGCGCTGTTCGAGCGGATCAGCCTGGAAGCCTTCCAGAGCGGGCTTTCGTGGCTGGTGATCCTGCGCAAGCGGGAGAACTTCCGGCGCGCGTTCGCCGATTTCGACGTCGAGACCGTCGCGCGCTACACCGACACCGACGTGGCCCGGCTGATGGACGACGCCGGCATCGTGCGCAACCGGGCCAAGATCGAGGCGACGATCGCCAACGCGCGGGCGACGATCGGCCTGGGATCCACCGATTTGGCGGAGCTGTTGTGGTCATTCGCGCCGCCGCCGCGTCCCCGCCCGGTGGATCTATCGGCAATTCCGGCCGTCACGCCGGAATCGACGGCGATGGCGCGCGAATTGAAACGGCGCGGGTTTCGATTCGTCGGACCCACGACCGCGTACGCGTTGATGCAGGCCACGGGCATGGTTGACGACCATCTCGAGACGTGTTGGGTGCGGCCGGCGACGGAAAAAATCCACTAA
- a CDS encoding DUF2599 domain-containing protein codes for MRAPRRGHGIPTLSPAVLGTAALLAVAPGMSAPAAQADWDWGFDLAEPMAAVSTPAGIELGGLMELAQAWVAQLDPGTSGLLSAGIDAVLALPGPNQSLDAAAWLDQLIYGPLHEWITSPFGELSTGLINAPFVALFGRDLIGDGIDGFDGVNTSLFGQWGWFGDAGDGGFLFGNGGAGLAGVDGAGGVGGDAGFLGHGGAGGLGAAGAAGGDGGAGGWFMGTGGTGGTGGVGAIGLDGGDGGTGGAGGWFMGAGGAGGAGGDGGAGAADAPAGDGGSGGGGGAGGLLFGRGGDGGIGGEGGTGGLGGSGGWLGAAGISASPYVEHTQWVTYEDGTSLRVYPTDTGRTEAGEPGTLRQGEQAWSEVVKRNPDANTSGMREQFLCHWQFAEFIQPGKTSWNLEPWRPVVSTLSLLANGCNPGGAEEPF; via the coding sequence ATGCGCGCACCCCGGCGAGGCCACGGTATCCCGACGCTGTCCCCGGCCGTGCTGGGCACCGCCGCCCTGCTCGCCGTCGCGCCGGGGATGAGTGCCCCCGCCGCGCAGGCGGACTGGGACTGGGGGTTCGACCTGGCCGAGCCGATGGCAGCCGTCAGCACGCCGGCGGGAATCGAGTTGGGCGGTTTGATGGAGCTGGCGCAGGCCTGGGTGGCGCAGCTCGATCCGGGCACGAGCGGCCTGCTCTCCGCCGGCATCGACGCGGTCTTGGCATTGCCGGGGCCCAACCAATCCCTCGACGCCGCCGCGTGGCTGGACCAGCTGATCTACGGCCCGCTGCACGAGTGGATCACCAGTCCGTTCGGGGAGCTGAGCACCGGTTTGATCAATGCACCGTTCGTCGCGCTGTTCGGCCGGGACCTGATCGGCGACGGCATCGACGGCTTCGACGGCGTCAACACCAGCCTGTTCGGGCAGTGGGGGTGGTTCGGCGACGCCGGCGACGGCGGGTTCCTGTTCGGCAACGGCGGAGCCGGCCTCGCCGGTGTCGACGGGGCGGGCGGTGTCGGCGGCGACGCAGGGTTCCTCGGCCACGGCGGGGCGGGTGGCCTGGGCGCGGCCGGCGCGGCCGGCGGCGACGGCGGTGCCGGCGGCTGGTTCATGGGCACCGGCGGAACCGGCGGGACCGGCGGCGTGGGCGCTATCGGGCTCGACGGCGGCGACGGCGGCACCGGTGGTGCCGGCGGCTGGTTCATGGGCGCCGGCGGTGCGGGCGGTGCCGGCGGCGACGGCGGGGCCGGTGCTGCGGACGCCCCGGCGGGCGATGGAGGCTCCGGGGGCGGCGGCGGTGCGGGCGGGCTGTTGTTCGGCCGCGGCGGCGACGGCGGTATCGGCGGCGAGGGCGGTACCGGCGGACTCGGCGGCTCGGGTGGCTGGCTGGGCGCCGCGGGCATCAGCGCGTCGCCCTACGTCGAGCACACCCAGTGGGTGACCTACGAAGACGGGACCAGCCTGCGGGTCTATCCGACCGACACCGGCCGGACCGAGGCCGGCGAGCCCGGCACCCTGCGCCAGGGCGAGCAAGCCTGGTCGGAAGTGGTGAAGCGTAACCCCGACGCCAACACATCGGGCATGCGCGAACAGTTCCTGTGCCACTGGCAGTTCGCCGAGTTCATCCAGCCCGGCAAGACCAGTTGGAATCTGGAGCCGTGGCGCCCGGTGGTCAGCACCCTGAGCCTGTTGGCCAACGGCTGCAATCCCGGCGGCGCCGAGGAACCGTTCTAG